ATCATATAAAAACAAACCTCATAGCAAAACACATTTCCTGTAGTCTTCACGGCGACAATATGTGTAAATTCAGTGAAAACTTTGTTTAGCACAGGACATTGATATTCTCCTGCAGAATAACAAAGAAATGTTAGTCAATAGTAACATATAGGAAACCCAACCAGGAAAACATTATATAGCCTACACCCCTTACCCACTCCTTCCCCAAACAACAGAAACCATATTATCATGGGAGACTGCTTCAGCAATACAAAAGATCCACAAAAATACTAGCAAAATTATCTCAAAGAAAAATTCTGCCAGAGCTTAGTTGAATTTGCAAAAGCATTCACTTAGAAAACATTACTAATGTAACATAACAACAATATCCATAAAGAGCGGAATGCACATACAAGTTTCTAATAATGATCAAACAATTAGAAGGAAACAGTCATTGTCATTTCCTACGTTCAACACCTCTCCAACAATGACGAACCAATGGGAACTTATTATATTTCAATTTGCAGGTTGAGTCACATACTTAGTATAAGAAGCAAGCAGATAAACCAAAATATTAATCTAAAGAAGAATCCAAAACTGTAAATCAATCATCCCAATGAAATAAATCAACACAATTTGAAGAACGAACGAAAAGGAAAAGCAAACTAAATCCTATGAAACACTGAACCACAGCAGAGAAAGACAAAAAAAACCTTCAGAATTCTTGTGGAAAGTTAGTGGAATGAGATCTTCCTGCTTGAGTGGAGCTCCAGTGACGGGGTGTTTCCCATATTTAACAATATACGGGGTGATGTTCCTGCAACCAAATTGCAAACCCAATTTATTAGATTACAGCCAATTaagtttagattttttttaaaaaaaagggaagTAAAAACACTTGCAATGGATTGCAGAAACTCACATAACATCGAAAACACTCCCATCAGCTGTGCACACCGGATATTCAAACGGAGTAAACGTAAGCCTGAATCGTTAAAAAAGTAAAAGGTGAAGACATAATCATCGTGAAAGGAGGAAAATAAGAGTGAGAGGGAGAGTAGTTACGCGCAGCAATAGAAAGGAAGGCGTTTGAAGGGGGTGCGATTCTCTTTGGATTTGGCACCACCCCATTCGGTGGCCCACTCCGTTTTGGTGATGAACATCCTATCCTTGCTATGCTGCTTCTTCCCCATTGCGTCGTTTCTGAAATCACCTGCTACCTGCCTACCTAGGGCTTCTTAAATTTACCACCCTGTTTCCTTACTTTGCAGCTAGGAATGCACACACAGGAAGGTTGCGAGAACCAAACCGGTCAATGAACCGGTAAGATAACTGGTTCAAtggttcaaccggtttaattaattattattaaaaaattcaacatataatttcaaatatttaaattcaatcatTTCTAAcctaataaaattcaaaattccaCAATTCTACATAATGTTCTACCACCAAAAAAAACATTAACAACCaattttttaactaaacacAAGCACTAATCATCACTAATTGGTAATCATCAGAAAATCAGCAATTCAGAATAAGCAAATATCAACAAAATCAATATTATTAACTCAGCAACTCGGAGTTAAACCCAGCGGCTCACAATTAAGCCCAACTCCAACTCAGAATTGAACAAGCAAAAATAAATTGAAGATACCCCAATTCCAAACAAAACACAATAATTTATATCAGATGCAAGGAAATGCATTGATGCCACAAAGATATCCCATGTAAACCTTTAAGAATTATAGGAAAATTTCCTTAAAGCATGTACAAATAGCTCTTGAGAATGATATCTTACAACTTCTAGcagaaaacacatatttaaacaaaatatatgGACTAAACTTTCAGTATGAGAAATAAATCATTATAAAATGCAGCAGAAACTATATCATTAAGTTGACTGTAGTAGAACCTTGTATGCAAAAAGCAAAGGTGTAATAATGGTGCTTATTATCAACATAAATAGCACCAACTAAGATGAATCAAATGTGGCCACAACTTTCAAAGCAACTGAAACTTCAACCAACGATTGTAATTTTGAAGCTGCTTGGATCGTGCTAGTAATGATGGCAGGAAAGAAAAGTACTGAAAttgctaatttaattattttgatttattacaACCAAATCATGAAAATATTCAGAAATGCATGTAAGAACTGGAAATCAAAGCATACAGAAAACAGAGGACCTATACCGAGACATCGAAGTGTGAAATAAATGTTTTCAAAGTACATAACATCATAGACGAGATAAGACATCTCCTAACAGATAAAACATAAGAAAAAGTGGGGTGCATACATGTGCTATAGATGTAAAGCATTCAGCAGAGAGAGAGCACGAAGAGACGACGACCGGCAAGCCTTCGCGACGGCGACGCCACAGCGCGACTTTTGTACGACGGCGAGGAGGGGGGTTTCGGGTTTCGGCGGTGAATTTGAGGCTTTGAGCTCGACCTTGACGCCGAGAGAAGAGGAACGATGAGAAGAACCCGCAACAAGCGACGACAGCGAGGAGAAGGGTTCGGCTGGAGTGCGATGGACGATGGTGGCTGCTTTCTGCAAGGCTGCGGTGGCTGAGGCTGCGGGACTAGGGTTCTTTATTTCTTCAATTTCCAGTTTccagagagaaagagaggagtGGGACCGGGCCGTTTGGGGGATAACTCATTagggattttttttttctttgaaggTGAAAACGGCGCCGTTTTAAAATGGTTTACCGAACCAAAAACCCTTCAAAACTGGTCGGTTCTGGCAGTTTACCGATTAATTATCGGTTCAACCAGTTTTATTAACCAATTTTTCAGACGGTTTATAAGACTAACCGAACTAATTTGGTGATTGATTTTCGATTAAACCAATTGAACCGACAAATTTGGTTCGATTTTTAGAACTATGACTCACAACACACAACAGCATATAAaactgataaaaaaatataaaaaaaattaaacatgattaaaaaataacattataatttaatgtcatatttttttttactgaaaACTGACCGGGTCAAACCGATTCTAATGGTCCAATGCTTGTTCGATTCGACGAGTGACTCGGTCCGACCATGTGATTAGATGACCAGATTTTCGGTCAAACCGGTCGAATTGAACCAAATTTGATAACTATAAACTCACTTCCACAGTTATTAAAATCAAACTGGTAATTAATCCGGTCAACCCGatcataataaaataaagacaaaaaattataaaaataaaattaaaattaaaagttaaaatacaTGTCCTCACAAACATAAAAACAAGTATCAATTTTTATACATAACTATTGATATAAAAAGAGATAATAAATTAatcactaatataaaatactttctcaatttaaataaataagtgAGAATAAAATTCATTTGATGATACTTGTTCTTGAGATGGTAGTATTTTTTATGGTATTTGTGAcgaagatattttttaaattctagtaaaaaaagagcaaacaaaaaattttatcttcGCAATAATTTTTAACAACAAATTCAATTCAACGataatcatcaacaaaaaaaattttgttaagtGATTATTTCAACAATGaaacaaattcaaaattcaatgaCGATTGTTACTAACCAATTCAATTCCGATCATTTTTAGcaacaaaaaatttaactaaataattattcagcaacacaacaacaatttCAACAAATTCAAGCCAGTCCGAAATTTATGTAAACAGTATACGCTGACCATAATCTTCCTTATGAAAACTAGAGGGCTATGTTTAATTGTTTATTATGAAAAAGTAGAATGGATGCGTTTGTTTACTCTTGGTGGATAATTTCATTTCCACTAATATTAAAGACAACAAAGGTAATGCTTGGAATTGTTGCTTCACATATGGGAACCCTATTTTCAAAACAGAAGGAAGCTATGGAATGTGTTGACTAATAGCATTGATTTAAGGAATGAACCTGGATGTCTTATGGGTAATTTTAATGAGATCCTAAGCCAAGGAAAAAATGGGCAAGCAACTGAAGCCTAAAGTCCAAATCGAAGAGTTCAGTGAATTTGTTCACAAAAATGCACTTATGGATTTGGAGCTAAAAGGCAACAAATTCACATGGTTCAGCAACTCAAGAGAAGGTTTTGTCACAAGAGAAAGGCTTGATAGAGCTCTTGTGAATTGAAAATGGAGAGAGATGTTTGAAAGTGCATCACTAACGGCCTTGTCAGCAATCTCATCTGACCATTGCCCTCTTATTCTCAAGTTGAAGTCGGAACAAAGGAGTCAAAAATTGTCTAGATATGAAAACTTTTGGGATGGCACTGAGGGCTGCAGTGACACCATAAAAAAAGGGGTGGGGCTCACAAGATTGCAAtggagaagaatgggaggatTTGTCAAAGAGAATAAACAATTGCAAGAAGGAGCTCATGTCATGGAGCAAGACACGTTCAAAAGGGCAGACTAGAAAATCAACAAATGGAAGATTAAAATCCAAAAACTCTAAAATACTGCGCATACACTAGAGCAGCAAAAACAAATTTTGGAAGCCAAACAAGCTATTGCCGCATTATGGAAATAGGAGAAAAAAATACTGGGCAGAGAGCAAGAGTTAAGGTAGTGTTTGTTTTGACATATTGGGACAAAGGTTAGGAGACTGAGACTCAATATCATGTTTACTGGCTTAGAGActgatactaaaattttaatttctgtctTCAAAATTTTCGTATTTCAGTACCTTTAAAAAATGAGAACACAGAAAACTGAAATTTTTAATGACAGACAGTGTTTTGAAATGGCGGTTATAGCGGCGCCATAACGGTATAGCGTGGCGGGTTTTGACCCTGCCGCCATTCACCGGACGCCGCGATGGGGTTATAACGGGGGGCGCCATGGCGGCCGCAATTGCGGTGGCGCCATGGCGGGACGCAATGAATATGGCGGAAATAGCGGGCTGTTTTAGGTTTTCCAGAAAAAATTGAGGGTAGTTTAGGTAATTTAATAAACCTAAGTCAGATCCCACTAACCACTAACCCTAATTTTCAGCCCCTCACTCATAACTCCTTCCTCTGCCTCTTGTTCAAAAAAAATCACTCTCTTTGTCTCTGTGCTCTCATCTCTACAACCCAGATTTCTTCACCAACCCTCATCCATCGCCGCCGTCCGTCGAGCCGTCAGTCGCGCCGCCCGTCGCGCCGCCCAACGCGCCGCTCGTCTCTGTTCTCTCAACACTACTGCTCATCACCTTTTGACACTGCTAGTTTGTGCCCCTTCTTCTCTGCTAGTCTGCTCCtatctttttctttcctctctTCCCTGCTGCCCATTCTTTCTCTGCCCATTCTTTCTCAATAATCAGTGACAGTGTTAAACTTCTCCTCCTCTATTTTTTTGTATTCAGTATACAATGTCCACTTCTAGACAAGCCCTTGATTCTAATGTTCCTACCCCTGCCTCTGCTGGTTCCACTGTTGGTGCTGCCCCTGTTGGTCTTGCTCCCGCTGCTCCTATCCGTTCTAATAGAGTTGACCCAGGCTGGAAATATATTAGTACAGTAGAAGAAGGAAATACCAATGACACCGTATGTACTTTTTGTGGAAAAATTATGAAAGGAGGCATCACACGGGAAAAAGAGCACTTAATGATCAAGCCTGGAAATGTTGCTAGATGTAAAATGGTTCCAAAAGATGTTATTGCTGAATTATGGGAGTATTACCATAAAAAAATAGAGGAAGACAAAGTGCCACCCCGGGAAGCACCGAAGAACAGAGTGTCAATGCTAGGAAACTTGACTTAGAGAGTTTGGGGTTCGGATTGTCGGaggaagatgctcaagggattgATGAACCTTATAATCCAGCTCCAATGGCAGCAGCTAGAGGGGGTGCAAGTAGTGCTAGAGGGGTGCAACTAGCATGAGAGGTCCAATGGACTTGTTTGTTAGAAAACCTGAAACTGCCATTGCAAGaaacaaaagagagaaattGAGGCAGCAGAACATCAAGGAAGCATGTAATAAGGAAGCAGTTCATAGAGTTCATCGATACATAGCACAGTGGTTCTACCAAGCTGGGATTCCATTGAACTCAGTAAAGTTGAAGAGTTTTCAAGAAATATTGTGGGCTGTTGGAAGCTTTGGTCCCAATTTACCTGCTCCCAGTTATCATGCTCTAAGGGTTCCACTGCTTAATGAGGAGTTGGATTACACCAAAGGATTGTTGAAGGGTCATAAAGAGCAATGGAAAAAGTATGGTTGCTCTATTATGTCAGATGCTTGGACGGATAAAAGGCAAAGGAGCAATATTAATTTTCTTGTAAACTCTTCAGCTGGGACAATGTTTTTGAAGTCTATTGATGCTTCTGATTATGTGAAGACTGGTGAGAAATTATTTGAGCTTCTTGATGATGTTGTCGAGGAAATTGGTGAGCACAACGTTGTTCAAGTTGTAACTGATAATGGGAGTAATTATGTTCTTGCTGGTAAGTTGCTGATGGAGAAAAGGCCAAATTTGTTTTGGACTCCTTGTGCTGCCCACTGTTTGGATTTTATGCTTGAGGACATTAGGAAGTTACCATTAATtcaaaaaaccataaaaacGGCCATTTCATTGGTTAGCTTCATTTATAGTCACTCTAGCACGTTAGCTATGTTGAGAAGCTTCACAAATGGCAAGGAGTTGGTAAGGCATGCAGTCACCCGATTTGCcacttcatttttctctttgGAAAGGCTTTATGAGGAGAAAGGAAATTTGAGAAGAATGTTCACCTCAGATGAATGGGCAAAGAATAAGTTGTCAAAGGAGGCAAAGGGGAGGGAGGCAACAAAGATTGTTATCATGCCCTCTTTTTGGAATCATGTCAAGTACACCCTTAAGATTATGGGCCCTCTTGTTCGGGTGCTTAGACTTGTTGATGGAGAGAAGAAGCCACCAATGGGATATATTTATGAAGCAATGGAGAAGGCAAAGGAATGCATAATGAAAACATTTCTTAATGATGAGAGCAAGTACAATgatgtttttaaaatcattgACAACAGATGGAATTGCCAACTTCATCGTCCGTTGCATGCAACCGGTCATTTTCTAAATGCTGAGTTGTTTTATGACAACCCTTGGATTGAACTGGATTTAGAAGTTACAAAGGGGTGGTTTGAGTGCATCACTAGATTGGTGCCAAGTCAAGCTGTGCAACAGAAGATATTGGAGGAGCAAGCACTATACAAGGCCGGCTATGGACTTTTTGGATTAGATTTTGCAAAATCTCAAAGGAAAAAGATTTCACCCGTTAAGATTGTTATAAATTTTACAAAGCTTTATAAATTTAGTTCGGTTAAACTATTAAAGGCttagataaatttattttaattttatagcaTTTTGGTGGCGGACATATGGGCATGAAGCTCCAAACATGCGAGACCTTGCTATCAAGATCTTGAGCTTGACTTGTAGTGCTTCTGGATGTGAGCGCAATTAGAGTATATTTGAGCACATTCATACTAAGAAAAGAAATAGGCTTGATCATGAAAGGATGGAGAGTTTGGTCTTCATAAAGTATAACCAACAACTCATCGAGAGGTACAACCTTAAAGATGAAGTTGACCCTATTGCACTCAATGATATTGATGAGTGTAATGAGTGGTTAGTGGGAGAAATTGGGACTGCCACCTTTCGAGATGATAGTGTGGATGATGATGCTGATTTCGTTCATCAAGATGATAACACTTTGAGTTGGAACCTTCTTTTTGAAGTAATGGAAGGACATGATCCTATAACAAATACTAGaagacaacaaaataaaaaaagaaaagaacctGCAACTGCAAAAGGTGGTGCAAGGGGTGGACCAAGTGGGTCTAAGGCTtcagaaaaaggaaaagaaaaggcaGTAATTATGGAAGAGGAAGAACCAAAatttgaagatgaagaggattctgaaaatgaagaagaacaagaagaggagATTCAATTCAATGATACCAAATTAGAGGATGATGAGGGGGCAGAGGGACATGATAATAATCGTGTTAATTTGGATGACTTTGATGAGAGCTAGAATCTAGATGGTCTATAGTTTTTATGTTGTGTCTTCTATTTTATGGATTGCTTATGACTTTTGAGTTATGAACTTATGATTTGAACTTGATGTTATGTTTATTTGCTAAATTTGCTACTATATTTGCTATATTAATTGGATGTTTTATGACTAGAAAGTTGCTTATATAGATAGATTTTAtagtttattatatttgtaatttttctgcATATTTTTTTGTACATATATGTGTATTTTTTAGGTAATCCGCCATTTTCCGCAACGCCATCCGCTATAACTTTATGGCGGATTTTTGGCTCACCGCCATGAGCCGCCATCCGCAATAAAAAACTATGATGAcggagactgaaactttaataatattttatacctaaaatactcccattttaattaattaatttcaactTTACTCTTtgtgtaaattaaattaaagtttcATTCTTATTTCAGTTTGTGTCTCCTACCTTACACCAAACATAGCACTGAGACTTATTTCAGTCTCAATTTCTTAGTCTCTATCTTTCAGTCTCAATCTTTCTGTCTCTATCTCTCTTTTAAACACTATCTAAATGGttgaagagaagagaaaaaaatacaatatttttttatgctaCTATCCAAAGAAGAGAcagaaataatattaataaaattaaagatgcTTCATGCCAATTAATAGAACAAGGGAAGATCTTAAATCTTATTGAATACCAGTACTCAGAATTATTCAAAACCGGGGGAAAAAAAGACACGGGGGGTATCATCACCAAAATTCCAAGGGTTAAAGATGATATGAAGTTATGAACAATGTACGTCCCTTCTAGAGCTTCtctaaacaataaaaaaaggaaCCAAGAAAGAGGTTGACGGCATCTGGtagaaaattttcaaccaaataAAACCAAATCCTCAAAATATTCTAACATTTGCCAGACTCATAGAAGTAGAATACATAGAAAGCATAGATCAATCAGAGCAATTGTAATATCATACCATACAATCTTACGTTTAAGCTGTAAAGCAGTGGTGGCAAAGTGTTATGACTtctaaaaaaatacaaatatagaTATAATTGAAGGAAATTGTAACTAGGAGTCTTGAAGAAAAAGCTAAACAAGAACGTAACAGAAAATCGCAATTACACACGTtcaaataaacataaaacaGATAAACCAGATCAAAAGAAAGGGTAAAACATATATAAAGACCAGAGTTCTAAAATATACACTTATCGAGTTCTAGACTTAACCTGCGAAACTAAGGCTGGTTAgagtatacatatatatatatatatatatatatacaacccaaaagtatcccaaaagataaaaatacaaaatttgtTTCTCCAAGTCATCTCTAAGAGGGACAAACATACAAGTTATATACAAAGGAGAACATAACTACAAATATACAAtctaaatacaaaaaataaaggCCCAAATATAGTTCTTTGCTTCCAAAGGATATCCAGTATTCTCAATGAGGtgtctctcgacctgcatctgaaaaacaccAGAATATATATGGAATAGGAACCAggggttctcagtatggtaaaggtacccatatagataatatataagGCCCTGGAAAAGccagaggcattcctagaactccgacactcaaaatcaaacttaaaatttgttTCTAAAACAGAAATCTCGGGAATCTATCTAAGGGATTCTAGTTCTAATCTAACTATTCACTTTTCGTTTCCTTCACATCTCCTAAACAGCGGGTGGAATAACCCTCGTCAAGTCTCCACCATATGAGAGATTTCTCAGATACAAACACAAACAAAACAGACAAGAAAAACACATATATAGATAGCACTTACAGCAAATAGGACAAGTAGTAGTTAATTACAGTCAAACAATTAGGCAAGCCAAAACaaaacatacaaatgcatatgatgtacgCCTGTCCTGTAGCTGAtaagtctcatctgtcggttatatagccaaatCCAACATGTCCGGTAGCTACCCCAGACATTGTCTCTTTGTTGCGCATAATTTTCTCAGCATATCGGCTGACTATTAGAGTGAGAGTACCCTATCACCATTAGAGAGAATATGTGCATCGTCAccattagagggaatatgtgTCCTGTTATATATCATTCACAATCAAAGAGAATTCATAAACATATTCATCATCAATCATCCTCACCTCTCATTATCATAATCATTCTTATCATATCTGTTGAGTTTGgaaaattaatattaaactaaaatgatgaacaaatattattaaaaaattattaagtgtttattaaaatattacCAATTGGttgtttaatatatttaatcaaGTGTGGaggaaataaaaagaaacaagtTGGCCCAAGGAACAAATGTCGAAAGCCCAAGTCAATACTCTATTTTATCCATCATAACCAAGTCAAACCCCATCAAAAATCTTTgatccaaaataaaagaaaagaaggaaatgACCAAAATTCTCCAAAGCACTTTTCGGTTACCTACTCCCCTGGTTCAAGAAAATTAATTCCTAAGTTCCAATTCATTTTTAATTTCCTTGAAACTTCTACCGAAAGCCAtcacttctctcttctctctcttccctcTCTTGCATCGGTCAGATCAACCAAAgatgaagaaagaagaaaatggaaagcaCAGAAGGAAGGTTATGAAGAAAAGCAAAAGGGGTATTGCCAAAATCAAGTAAGAAAGAAGGGCTACAACCAAGTAGCTAATCTCACTAGGTCAAAGCACATCAAAAGTTTCGTTCCTCACTTGTGCTACGCCGAGGAACCAAGAAAAAAGCCACAAGGTCTTAAGCACAGAAGAAGCAACAATGAAGAATGTGAAGTCAACTTTATTCAGAAGCTTATCAGCGCTCAAAATCAAAACTTGGAGCCAAAGTCAAGCTCAATGGTCAAGATTGAAAAAgcttgaagaaaaaaaaatgagagagaACAGGTGAGTTGCATGCAACAGATTCAgtcttctctctcctctctgaTGAAGCCACTGCTAGTCTCTGAAGATGGAAAAGAAGACAGTGGTAGGGTTGAACTTGTTTCAACCTTGGAAGCTTCACTCTTCTATATTAAAGATGAACGGCCGAGGGTTGAAAACAAGGAGAGTAAGTGAAAAGCACAAAGTTCACTCTCATAGCTACCCAAGATGTTTGAGTCATTCTCCTTCATGTAGTTCatttagtattttctttttctcagtTTAATCTATCTGAGTTTCATTGTAAAAGGCAAACATgatgaggtttgtatgaaaaagtcaATGAGAGAAAAAAGACAGTGAGTTAAATTGTGAGAAAAAGCCATAAAATGTCTCAGGTTTGCTTTATACATCTTTCTGTTTTGTGTCATGATCCTGTGGGGATTCCCTTGCAAattgggttagcactttgcaGTTGAAAGCTAGGGATAATTCTAGTCAAAATTCAGATTGGGTTAGAATCTGGATTTGTCCCAGATAGGATTAAAAAGATCCTACGGAAGCATTGGTGTTTGTAATCATGAAAAAGagatagtgaaattccatcataaTTGTGATGGAGACTAGCTGTAGGCTACATTGCACTAAATAGCCGAACCAAGATACATCTGTgtgttatttattattttctactttatttctgttttgttacatagaagagaaaataaaaatgccTCTTAGTTAATCACgagataaaagtaaaaatatcttctaagtttctttgaaaaagcaaaagcacGTTACAGCAGAAAAAGAAGCTAAGATTCAACCTCcattctcttagccactgataacCATCAATATCTTAATCAAACTCACTCATCATCATCTCATAATGTCATAACTATTCTCAATCATGTCTCATTCATCACTTTTAATATCTAGTCAAATCAATCATTCACTTCTCAATTCTCCTTCGTTACAAATTCTAACTTCCTCAATATACTCACTCTTATGTTGTAGCCTAAAACCTAACTATCGGACCTTAAATAGAGTTTGCAGaagtttgaaaaattatatgaatGGTTGATAGCTCAAAAATTGTGAATTTTTAACAAAACAGTGGTTACGAAGGTTTACAAACTTGCCGAAAAGGTCAAACAATTAAAAACaaggttttagtgcaaaataagggcatcatgcgtacgcatcatACTGTGCATACGCACGCACCAGACAACTTTTCCAGCATGTACGTACCCATCAtagtgtgcgtatgcacaactTGCAAAACTTCCagagtgtgcgtacgcacgaccCTCCCCACACGATTTCCTATTTTTCTGCAAATTCTGTTTTTAAACCCAATTTTCAAATGCACATAATTTTTTCGTTAAAAAATTATCTTCCGTCTGTTCTTTGAATGTCATAAATTTCACGGACtcaattttctttcaaaataaatttcacaAAGTTTGGGAATCCAAAAGCCAAGTTATGGTGCGTCAAAGTTGGTTAAAATTGTTGATTTTACCAAAGACACAAACCTCAAGCTTTTTCCAAAGTTTCTAATCTAAAAACCAACCAAATCCTAACCAAATCCATCTCAAGCATTACCATTACTCACCTAAAATGCCAATACTTCATTATCAATTCAACATCATATTCATCACATAGATATGCATATATACGATGATTACCTCAACTCCAACTATTTTAccatcaaattcaacatcataCTTTATATTCAAGACCAACCACACCACATTCATCTCAACATATAATTTATCAATGCCACTCACTAATTTTTCACTACAATTCACATCAAACTcattacatacatacatacacaTAATTCCATTTTTACACACACTTCCATTCACTACACCATTCAATATCAACATCCAACCCTtttaattattcaacattttcaTATATGATTTCCTGACAAACTCAACATATATCACCACTAATCATAAAACATCAACAATTCATATaattcaacttatcctatggtcaactagcctaagtttttaCGTAACATTATacattaactacgagaaaccaaaatcataccttggccgatttctcCCAAAGCTCAAAACATTCAACTTCAAGCTTCAAAGACTATAATTCAATTCCAATAAATTCCAGCCATCCAAAGCTAAGTTCCAAGCGTTCCAAATTCCAATTCACCGATTCAACTCCAATTCAACACAATTTCAATATAATCCATACAATTCACCACAATTAATGCCAGAGTTCACAAAATTGGACAAACCACAAGGATTTAGAGTTTTTTTACCTTACCCATTGATGATGGGGTAAAACATAACAATTATCCAATGTTAGATTGTACCTAAACTACCGAAATCATCAAAATTCTTCAATACCCAAACTAAAAATGTAAAAAAGAGAAGAACAGAGAATTGGGCACAAAAATTAAAGGCCCATTCCATTTCGTTGGATTAGAATTGAAGAGCTCGATGAGACGAAcacgtggccgcaaacggtgcgacGATCGAAACTCTGGTTTAAAAGTTATGGAAGATTGAAGTTAGAGGTAATTTTGGGAGGTTAggttttctttttcaatctCTCTTCTCCCCTCCCCCTCATGAGTTATGAAAGAAAGATGGATTGTTTGCAatcttatatatgttgggccttgggcccaaAACAAGTCCGGTCTAATCGATTTAGCCCGTTTGCTTAATTTTGGactaaaatctttaaaattattattaaaattcgtattttaaataattttactct
The genomic region above belongs to Arachis stenosperma cultivar V10309 chromosome 5, arast.V10309.gnm1.PFL2, whole genome shotgun sequence and contains:
- the LOC130980349 gene encoding uncharacterized protein LOC130980349; this encodes MRGPMDLFVRKPETAIARNKREKLRQQNIKEACNKEAVHRVHRYIAQWFYQAGIPLNSVKLKSFQEILWAVGSFGPNLPAPSYHALRVPLLNEELDYTKGLLKGHKEQWKKYGCSIMSDAWTDKRQRSNINFLVNSSAGTMFLKSIDASDYVKTGEKLFELLDDVVEEIGEHNVVQVVTDNGSNYVLAGKLLMEKRPNLFWTPCAAHCLDFMLEDIRKLPLIQKTIKTAISLVSFIYSHSSTLAMLRSFTNGKELVRHAVTRFATSFFSLERLYEEKGNLRRMFTSDEWAKNKLSKEAKGREATKIVIMPSFWNHVKYTLKIMGPLVRVLRLVDGEKKPPMGYIYEAMEKAKECIMKTFLNDESKYNDVFKIIDNRWNCQLHRPLHATGHFLNAELFYDNPWIELDLEVTKGWFECITRLVPSQAVQQKILEEQALYKAGYGLFGLDFAKSQRKKISPVKIVINFTKLYKFSSVKLLKA
- the LOC130980350 gene encoding uncharacterized protein LOC130980350; this encodes MESLVFIKYNQQLIERYNLKDEVDPIALNDIDECNEWLVGEIGTATFRDDSVDDDADFVHQDDNTLSWNLLFEVMEGHDPITNTRRQQNKKRKEPATAKGGARGGPSGSKASEKGKEKAVIMEEEEPKFEDEEDSENEEEQEEEIQFNDTKLEDDEGAEGHDNNRVNLDDFDES